The Ziziphus jujuba cultivar Dongzao chromosome 7, ASM3175591v1 genome includes a region encoding these proteins:
- the LOC107425313 gene encoding polyadenylate-binding protein 2 isoform X3: protein MRQGVDYACTPEEVQQHFQSCGTVNRVTILTDKFGQPKGFAYVEFVETEAVQEALLLNESELHGRQLKVLPKRTNVPGMKQYRPRRFNPYMGYRIRRPYVPPYIYSPYGYGKVPRFRRPTRYMPYY from the exons GTTGACTATGCATGCACTCCTGAAGAAGTGCAGCAACATTTCCAATCATGTGGTACTGTTAATAGAGTGACTATACTGACAGATAAGTTTGGCCAACCAAAGGGTTTTGCATATGTTGAATTTGTAGAGACAGAAGCTGTACAAGAGGCTCTCCTTCTGAATGAATCTGAGTTGCATGGCCGGCAATTGAag GTTTTGCCTAAAAGGACAAATGTTCCTGGGATGAAGCAGTACCGACCTAGACGTTTCAATCCGTACATGGGTTACCGCATAAGGAGGCCATATGTGCCCCCTTACATCTACTCTCCTTATGGGTATGG GAAGGTTCCCAGGTTCAGAAGGCCAACCCGATACATGCCCTACTACTAG
- the LOC107425313 gene encoding polyadenylate-binding protein 2 isoform X2: MMIVPRVDYACTPEEVQQHFQSCGTVNRVTILTDKFGQPKGFAYVEFVETEAVQEALLLNESELHGRQLKVLPKRTNVPGMKQYRPRRFNPYMGYRIRRPYVPPYIYSPYGYGKVPRFRRPTRYMPYY; the protein is encoded by the exons GTTGACTATGCATGCACTCCTGAAGAAGTGCAGCAACATTTCCAATCATGTGGTACTGTTAATAGAGTGACTATACTGACAGATAAGTTTGGCCAACCAAAGGGTTTTGCATATGTTGAATTTGTAGAGACAGAAGCTGTACAAGAGGCTCTCCTTCTGAATGAATCTGAGTTGCATGGCCGGCAATTGAag GTTTTGCCTAAAAGGACAAATGTTCCTGGGATGAAGCAGTACCGACCTAGACGTTTCAATCCGTACATGGGTTACCGCATAAGGAGGCCATATGTGCCCCCTTACATCTACTCTCCTTATGGGTATGG GAAGGTTCCCAGGTTCAGAAGGCCAACCCGATACATGCCCTACTACTAG